The following nucleotide sequence is from Cicer arietinum cultivar CDC Frontier isolate Library 1 chromosome 2, Cicar.CDCFrontier_v2.0, whole genome shotgun sequence.
AtaaagaatataatttattCCACATGCAAATAAAACAGTATACAAAATTATGAATCATGGTCTATGGGctgtaattaaaattttatgacatgaaatataaaacaaaataacatcaatCAGTTTAGGAATAATAAGAAAAATCTTACATGttacaaattttggaaaatCTCTTTGAACACAATATTAGTAGTTGTAGTTGAAGACTCCTCGTTATTGCTTTGGATCAATATTTTTAACTCTAGATATTGCTACATACAGTTGTCTATAAGAAAATACTGGAGTTGGTGGACTTGAAACAGTCAAAACAATTTTAAGTTGACTACGCATTGCACTTGCTTAAAATTCATTGTCATCATCAAGGAATCTCATTACAAAACATGCATCTCTAAAACTATCATGCAGAAAATTGTTGACCGTATTAATATCATTGTAGCAACTTGGTCATTTAACAACTGTTAACATAATTCACATCCAATTTCGCTTCCTTTTAACATAAACTTGAAAACAAATTGATTATATGACAAATAGTTTTCCTAGGATACACCATTATTTGCCTCAAACCATGATGTGAACATGCTTTCAGTGACACTTGGCTTGTCAAGAACATTTCCAATATTTTCATGATTTGAAGTATACAGAATTATCACCTTCaagatagaaaaataatttatcaactGCATGTTTTCTACCACGgattagaaatgaaaatattCGCCAGCAAGCCTCATTCGGTGACACATAGCTACAATCAAGGAACTGTTTAATTTCATCCAATTTTCCATGTTCAAATTGTGTTGGAACAATGGAATATATAATTCTATCATATCCTATGTTGATGTATTGgaacaaatatttaattgaagTACATTGCTTACACTATTTCATGTTAATGTGTGCATGATATTTGATCAGTAGCAACTTTGGATTATAAGGCACATCAAAACGATAGTCAAGTTCAATTTGATTCTTGATGATAGTGTTGTCATGTTTCCCTCTCTTATATAGGGGATATCTAACAATACTAGAAATAATCGTACCATCAAAATGAAGTTGATCCTGCATTTGCGACTGTCGACATAATTTGATGGTAATTGGTAAGACCACTCTTTTCCCACAAGTTGAACCTTCTGTTTGGGAAGTCTAATATGTATCATTTAGTCATCGATATTTATCAACTCTCAACTTTATTTAGTTATTTCTAATGAAGGATAGTCTTTCTGACTCAATCATTGTAAACCCACCCACATTGGTAAAATTGTTGGAACAATCTTTTGGcacacaaaattgtttatgcCTCATTCACTCTAGACTACAATCTAAATGCAAGTCATTCATGGATTGTAAGACGGTTTCGTGTAGAATTTCATCTTGTCTTCCTTTCTCGATGGAGAACTCCAAGTCTGTAACAATGTTCACCGTATGGAAAGAGTAACGGATATTGGTAAGCCAAATAACTTGGATGTTATTCATCAATTCAATGTAGTTGTCCACTCTGTTTTTCAATGATAATATCCCTCTTGTTTCCAGTATCAACATCACCTACAATTGGATATATTTGCATATGTAATTGGTTACCTTAATCcattgattttgttttgaacTTCAATGTAAGTATCACAAATGTAAAGCTGTGCAAAGTTTGGTGACTGACCAGGCAATGGCAGCATGTTTCTAATCCTATGGCAATTTTGTCCTTGAATCTTTATGTTTGAAGGTCCTATTCATCTTTAAAAAGCATTATCAATTTTCATTCCTGGAGATGTGTTCATGTGAATGCAAAAATTGTTTCTTGCTTCCGGACATTGTTTGAGCGTAGCCAATCTGATCAACCCCACATTTGACATCTAAAATCATTTATAAACAATGAGCCATAATTTCAGCAAACATAGATTTGGAAGTTTGTTTTTtaggaaactttcgaaataaaaGGTTTACCCACTAAAAGATCAGAACAAAGTTTCCCATCATAAACGTATGGGAATTTGATAGAGTTGTACTTGTTTAGAGGTATGTTTATTGGCAGGTCACATTGTTCAACAGTTGTAGAACCACAGAAAAGCAACTTGAGTTTATCAGTCATTACTCATTACTAGTATCTTCAATTATTGTAAATCTGTTCCTCCTCCTATCTCTAGTTGCCATCTTCTGTCCATATCTCTCAAGTATATCAGCCAAATCAACCAACCCTACTTCCCTCAGCTTCTTTCCTACCTCCTCAAACATTACCACACCTtcttcatttgaaaaataatgcAAAAATTTGTTATAGTCAAACCTTGGCACTTCCATCCCTCTATCCATCACCCTCTCCACGTACTTAATACCTTCCCTTGACTGTCCAACTTTCACCAAACCACCAACAAAAATAGTATCAAAATTCACAAGAGGGTCATTCCCTTTCCTTCCTCTCCTCCCCAAATGACCCTGCAACAGCATTATATAAGTATGCATATTCGGTTCACAACCTTTCTTTATCATCTCCCTAAACACTTGTGTCGCTTCGCTCGCCCTTCTCAACTTCAAAAGCCCTTTTATCAATCCATGATAAACACTTATATCCACCACATCAATCCTTTCCACAATTTGATAAGCCTCTCTAACCCTATGCTTTGCTAAAAGCCCATAAACAACATATCCCAATGTCAAGTTATCGACCCTAACACCTCTCTCGCGCATTTCGTCGAACAATTCCAGTGCGTGAGAAACCATCCCCTTTTTACATAACCACTTAATCACAACCCTATAAGTCGAAACACCAAGTTCATCAATTCTCTTCAATCTCATTGTTTGAAAAAGCTTCAAACCCTCACCAAATTGATTAACCTTAAAAAACGTCTCCATAAACTTCTCAACAGCATCAACATCAGGTTCAAAACCCTCATCCACCATCAAATTCCAAATCTTGGAAGCTTCAATTAAATCACCCTTATCACAAAACCCACTAATCAAATGTTTATAAACAACCCCATCAACCTTAACATAATCTTTCAACTTGAAAACAACAAACCTTGCTTCTTCAACAAGCTTAACCCTACACATTTCCTCAACAACTTTACTCAATCTCTCAACACTATAACCATACCCATTTGAATTCATCAAATGAAAAACCTCAACACACTTTTTAAGCTCTCTAGCACCACCAAGAGTCTTCAAAGCAATAACAAACGTCTTATCATTAACGAAATGACGACGCGCCGTTTCACAAAGAATGTTCCAGAACAGATCAATGTTACGAGACTTTGAAACGACGTCGAGGATTTTGTTGAAGGAAACAGGGGAGTGaatgaaattagggttttgttgTGTGAAGAGGAAGAAGCGATAAACGGGACGCCATGAATAAGGGAAGTTGTTGCAAACTTGGAGAAAGAATTCGTGGGTAAGATTGAAGTTGGAAGAGGTCAGTTTTGAGTGGAGACGTGAATCGGGTGAGTTTTGTTGTTGGTAGAGAATGGTGCAGACGCGGAGGAGTTCGTCTTGGTTTACTGGTGAAATTGAGTTGGTGAAGTGGCGGCGGAGAGGCTGAAGGTTGTTTGAGAATACAAGTGCGGTTGTTCGCCGGAGAAGcatcttttgtaaaaaatatgcagaacgagttttaaattttaaaacatcctataatcatattcaaaataattatatgaataaaataaagagaatattatttttgttgaaaatattCAAGTAATACTAATTGAAGTGTATAATTGTGAAAATgcattagaaattaaaatagttgTTCATTTCTTAAAACacgttatttttataaatagataatttattataagacggaggaatttttttttttatgagtaatgCTAATATGTGCATTAGGGTATTTGTTGGATtctaaaaatagaattttttttttaataaaattaactttgaaattttcaagAAATAGAGTACATAAGTTACAAGATAAATTTGTTGgattaaatactttaaaaaatatgacatttgAACATACACGATAgtatttgtctttttttaatatgaattcttttttttaaatgtgtttgGTTTGAAGTAGACCACAGAATAAAATAAGaggtaatatttttaaattatatatatttaattcaaattttaaaaggaGAATAATATGAAACAAAATCTTTcgttatgtaattttttaattttttattttcttccattTGTTTAGggatttaaaatgaaaaaatttaatataactaaagtatcatttaaaattattcgttacttatttttaaatcaaacatgatTTTACTTATCCTTCTTCCTCTCCTCTCCtcattaaaattcatattatatcATTCAAGATTCAGAATAATAAGATgcattattttactttaaattacgtcagtttttgaaaaatatgaaaagatgAACAAAAGAAATTGGATTTAAAACTCATATGTTATTTATAAgtgaatattataataatatgttGTGGGAGACAGACATCTGGTGGGGCAGGGATGATATATGTCTCCATCCCCAAATTTCCATCATGTAAATTTTCTCCCTCACTTTGGtggaaatatttttcatttacgAGTCTCAAAATGAAACAGTATCTACAAAGATTCTCACtcagaaataaaaatttacatctcaaattataagttataacatcttgattttgttaaaacaaacaaaaccccattttgtgcattttttatttattaggtCTTTCACTCTCCAATTTTTAAGAGGTGCTGCTAATTCATTTATagtttgacaaaaaaataagtaaaatttgacaaaaatttgttttagataaaaatttgaatttatgtttttctgaatgatttatctttaattaaaattctttaACCATTTGAATCAATTCACTTACATAATTGTGTTTATTGTTAAGGTGCTTatgttcaaaattttgtttatttttaattaagcaaTTAGTGAAAATAAGGGTCtatttcttcttgtttttttagGCAATAAGGGTCTATTTTTTAAgcattgaaaaagaaataatgttgacatctaaaaatttaaagattaaattttagtttatttgtatgcattaaaaatataaaaagtgttATATTGccatttaattcaattttgctATTTGAATACTTGAATATgatataacattatttttttaaataattaaacaaatttttatatggTGAAATATGATTAACTTtctatttaaaactattttgtaCTCTTGAtacatagaaaaataaattcttatttttatcgATTATAAGAAAAACGTATAATGTTTGTTTATCCCaacaaaaattacttttttaatatatttaaatttacttttttttttacaatgcaaatttaaatttacatttaaaagGATGAATTTTAGCTTGTTTGATATAATAAGTAATAACTATAGTAGAAGTGACCAAGTAAagatttagtaaaaataaatattaatctatcGATGGAGATTAGGAAGGTTGACGTAAAAACTCAATGGGCTTACActacaaagaagaagaaaaagctAAAGAGAATTTGGACAAACCAGTCattaattttctcttattcaagtTAAGGAAGAACTGAGTGTGGAGGTTTTATATCATAGATTTAATTAACATTACATCAAtaatataaagatattttatattgttagttATTCATAGTTGTTAGATGGCAAAAAAtctttaactttaattttatttattttaaaagttatataaataaaaatttatgatgGATTGATAATCTAAAAAATTTTACACCgactatttatcaaaattaatctcATGTTTTATtggtcatttttatttattggatATTTAAATTGCCACGGCCCAATCTTAAATCATGATCTGTGCATAGGCCAACATACACTCATCATATATTTGGTTTAGCAAGCCTTTACACTTCAACACATACAAAATATATAGAGTTAAagttaaatgttttatttagtATTAAgaaattgtataaaaataagataactaACAAAttgtaaattgatttatttaattaaaaaatagatggtctgacaaaaatattttaaatttttaattgggTTTAAAGTTTTATAATAAAGAATAAATTACACATatcatttatgttatttatctTTCACACAtaagtcttttattttattttattttattttattcgtttcaattctttattttttaaaatatttacaaagttattttttatcttttaaaacattataaagtTTTCCTTTATTTTGTTTCCTCTTGTTTaagttctttatcttttaataTGTTTAGAAAATCAtcctttaataattttttattttgttttcttattaaaaaattattaataacaatATTCCATGGACTCGTCACTCAATGTTTTTAATGACCTGTACGcgttttaaaagataattttataaatatatttaatgataaGTGATTTAAatgagataaaataataataaaatataattttgtaaatgttttaaaagataaaatgtaagtatgtaaacattttaaaagataaaaagtaaGTATGTAAGCATTTTAAAATCTAAAGGACtcaaatgaaaagaaaagaagagtAAATGACTTAAGTATTACACGTAAATAAGATAAATCACATGCACTATAATTTTGTCTatagtaaattaaaataaagatcaATTTATTTGGTCTATTATGTGTATAGTGTTACACTCCCCAATATTATTATTCACGATCTTCTCGCTCTATTTTTCACTATTGAAAACTACCACGTAATAGTCTTTGACACCGTTCCTCATGATCATCGCTCCTCTTTGTGGGAGTCGAACTCATGAcctataaattaaatcaagagTTCATTTATTTTCACTCTCAATTGACTTCTATATTTTGGGTTTGATTTTCACATAAAACAAAATCTCCCTAATTTCTAATAATAGAAAAGAGGACGAGAAAATCGTAAATAATAGTActaaaaacttttatatatagatCATGTTGAATTTTTCTCTCACTCTGTCCAAAATCCCAGAAAATAGGTATGAACCTCCAAAATTACATTTGAATTCAAACGTACTTTTGGGagcttttaaagaaaaatcaccTAGATCATTATTATAAGGGTGTGCAACTTGTTAGCCCATGGCTTTGTACCGGTCACAAAGAAGGGCCCAACATGTTGATGTTCTTTACGGATATAATTAATGCTAtaatacttttttctttttgttgaatTAATGCTATAATATccttgttttaaaattatgaattttagaATTATTTGCACACCAGTGTGAGTATGTGGGAGCTAGTTATCTTAGGTTCTTTGGTGAACTGCTCTTGATTTTTACTAATAGTATCATTGATATTGTGGGAAATTTTTATTGGACTTATCACTCTTTTTTAGTGTGGTATTTTCTCCAATCTTTGCcttttattctattattttattttgtttttaaccaTATCAATCAACCTTACTATAAACTAAGTTATTAATCTATTCTTGTAagctaaaaaaaaattcattacaaAAGGACTTTATTATAACATGGTTGCAAAGGTTGTTTTTTAGCTTCCCATCACTTGAGTTTCTCATTGGTAATAAGTATTAATTTCCATGTCCTTTTTCCTTTTGATTTAAACATGGTTGCATGTGCTACCCTTGTtgattcaattaaatttatccCTATCAGATATATATTCAGCTGAACTTGAAAAAGTTCATTTTGAATTACTTTTAGTTGAGCTTATAAATGTGGGTCTGTTTGATTGGAGTGAAGCTAGCCTTCCAAGCCAAATGTTTCTTGGAATGATTGAAGTAGCTGAAATATCTTATGACTGCCTAACTTCTAGTTCCCTTGTTTGTTGCAACTTATTGTGCACCATTGTATTGTGCACCGTTGGTTTGACAATGttttaagagagaaaaatacaagaaatgaggtttgaattgtgtttttaagattttaattttttttttatataaaacataTGATAACATAAAAGTGTGATaaagtaaaagtaaataaagagataaagatAGGAAACACAAGCCAAATTATTTTGGTTCATCACTAATACGGTAGTTACATCTAGCCCCTTCATattgaaggatttaatccactaatcaCCAAAATTATCTCACATCCAATGAACACCTACTAGTTAATATGACTATGTTCAAGTCTTttcaaccttctagcttagtacagTCAAGTTGTTGAGGGCAACAATCACTATTGGGCTAAGTTGCAAAAAGTATTTAAggttattttctaaaaaactcacaagaaaatatttacaaGATATGTTCTCAGAAATAATACAAAGTTTAAGCATTAAAAACTTGTCAAAATCGATTTTTACAGCATTAAAAACTTGTCAAAATcgatttttataattaatttagcaTATTGTGATGAAAACGACAAGAAAACCGAAGGATGACTGTAACACctcaatattttcatatatattatatatgcgttattttaataattgtcatgatttattatttaattaataatttactcTATgtgtaaacaaattaaattaaattaaattcatcactcttcattttatttaattgttttgggaACGATTTATAGCatgattattttctaaatgaactattgtgtattttgtttatttgattagtttcgaaaaatcatgaaattgatgtgttagatatattggttttattttgttatgtgtgaccTATAGTGATATTTTtctcttgcttgatttattttagttgatgaaaatattagttgaattatttaattaaattagaatttatagaaGTTCTCACGCCTTCCTCTctcttaaattaaaattatgactttattttaattctctacAATAAGAATACTAGGCAATATTTGATTTCATAACtattagcaaaaaaaaaattaaaatggtgGTCTACACATTAGTGTCTTCCTATTCTTTTTCCACacctatttttttgttttctccCAAGTTCTCAAATTTTCCAtcacaaacaaaagaagaagaaaaaagagaaacataatctccttccttttttttctcacaccatcatcatcatcattgtcAAGTTGAATTccaattttctttcttcttttaataTCATCTGAATTAAAGTTTGGACTTTTGTTTTGTTCTTGATTTGTGGGTCTTATAACGTGTTGCTAGGAAGTAAAACACCTAAGATAAGGATTTTTTCACATGTAAAGTTatgctagatattaaattagtggtttgtaagatattgataggATGTCTTGAAGTCTTAAAAGAATaaatgttgattttttatttgtcttaaggaatttaactataatattttgattttttgagtAATATGTTTATCTTGATGagcttaattataaagttatatttttgttattataatatgataaatatgtttgttgtgaaaaagTTTAACATAAAGTTGTGATTCTTATGTATCTtagtgtacttaattataaagttcttaattttattacaatatcattagtaatatgttttttatgtattttatttaaagttttgacattttgagtattttaattttaaaattatgacttttatgaacaaatatatttcttaaggaaattgatgaaaaatttatattattaattatgacaATATGAGAAAGTTGATTATTGAAATGAATTAGTAtatagtttgatttttatgCTTAAAAGAGTAATAATGAGAAAAAATCTATATTGAAGagaataaaatttctatttttattttttcttggtgatataagttttaatttttatcaatgacaTATAACCAAATcgaattttatgattatttagaTGAAAGTGATAATTTTGAGATATTTAGTCATGTGCATATGCATTCCATATTTGAGATGTTGAATTTATTGAATTCGGACTATGAGCATCCATAAGAATATGAATTTGATGTaaaatgtgattaaaatttaattgaatattttatcctTGTGGTTGCAAAAGTGagaatattttatctttgtggttgtctaaATGTCTAAATGACtatagatttttgttttgaacatTGTTCtatttgtggttgtctaagtgacATATGATTTGTGTTATGAACTTTTTATCTTTGTGTTTGTCTAAATGGCTGGTGATTGGTTTTtgaacattttatattttagttactTTAGTGAATGGTGACATGTAtcttgagcatcattatcattatcatgacatatcatatgcatctttgtggacgcttTAGCAGCTGATTATATCCAATCATATACTTTTAGGAGAATGCATAATTTGcatataatttattgttattttattttgatctaattatgtGTTCTAGGTGAGTTGCTATTTGAATTATTTAGGTACATATTATGACCTGATACATCTTTGCGAATTAttcagaaaaataaatttctttaaattttttattacaaaaatattttatatttatattttatgactgctaacttattattttgtttaatttttattgtgagataaactgaccccttacaccaatatttaggtaTTAATGATATCGAATAGTTGAATAAATGTGTTGTGCACACGTGTGGAAAAAATGAGagttttacttaaaaataatatttgtattgatAAAACGGatgcaatatatttttaaagtttgttTACTTTTAATCATTAACTTTAAATGGAAATGCGAAGGTGAGGTTCCTTCCGCTAGGAGAAAATTTAATCGTCGTTAAATTCAGTGaaccttgttttttttttttttaatttcacataaggataatttattctattttaggACATTAATGAACATTTTTCTAACAATTTGCAAAATATCTTTGCAACAAAATCATTATatctagtaaattgtgttgcgttcttttacaaaaatgatatcaaattACTTTCTAgcgtaatttttatttattacatgatATACTACTCCTgagaaaataattattgttacttttaaaagaaaataaatatttttaaataatgcCTTTCTTCAGTCAGATAATAAGTCCAACTTTTATGCATAGAGGATGTTGAGAAGTCGACTTCTTCAAAGTTTTAGACTTAATTGTTTAACTTAAGAAAGTTGACTTTATTATAGTATTGCCTTCATGCGTTGACCAGAGAATCAACTGGTTTGCTAGATTTATCAGACATAGAATAATCAGAGCAAACTTGTATTATCAGTGACGCGTTAAAAGCACATTGATCAGAGTCAAACATATCTTTAATAGATTTTTGAGAGCAATGCCttgatttctttatttatcttttctatTCATCATATGATGCAATGTAAAGTCTTTAAAACTTGTGACAAATGGTCTGCTCACTTGAACATCTTCATTAGCACAATAAATTGTTtccacaaaataaatttttttatcatcaaaataattaagtgTCATTGTTATTGAAACCGATTTGATTATAATAATGTTAGCCAATTTATTAGACACTTGGTACATGAAATCACAAATATTCATGTCAAGTTTATGTCATATAAAGGAGGTGGCCGGTGATAACCACAATTCGTTTCACATTAGTAGGACCATTTGTTGTTGCATAAAGAATCATATcgggttgttgttgtgtttgagATCTAGTCACCTTAAGTATAGTTTTGTATGAGCAGATTTTCGTAGAAGTTTCCATGTTGAGACTTCTACCATAGTACAAGTGTATatgctaaaaaaaataataatgatacgGAGAATAACTTTTTTTCGGTGTGTTCACATTCTCTAGTCCCATTGAGCATCCTAATTTTGTTAATGTGAATTGAATTCAATCAAGGGATTGGCTAATGTTTCTATCAACAATGATTCCCTTTTTTAGTCGATTGCATCAAATAATCAACTTTTCATTCAACAATTAGTTCTTTAACTAATCTAAAAATCATTA
It contains:
- the LOC101511499 gene encoding putative pentatricopeptide repeat-containing protein At1g26500, giving the protein MLLRRTTALVFSNNLQPLRRHFTNSISPVNQDELLRVCTILYQQQNSPDSRLHSKLTSSNFNLTHEFFLQVCNNFPYSWRPVYRFFLFTQQNPNFIHSPVSFNKILDVVSKSRNIDLFWNILCETARRHFVNDKTFVIALKTLGGARELKKCVEVFHLMNSNGYGYSVERLSKVVEEMCRVKLVEEARFVVFKLKDYVKVDGVVYKHLISGFCDKGDLIEASKIWNLMVDEGFEPDVDAVEKFMETFFKVNQFGEGLKLFQTMRLKRIDELGVSTYRVVIKWLCKKGMVSHALELFDEMRERGVRVDNLTLGYVVYGLLAKHRVREAYQIVERIDVVDISVYHGLIKGLLKLRRASEATQVFREMIKKGCEPNMHTYIMLLQGHLGRRGRKGNDPLVNFDTIFVGGLVKVGQSREGIKYVERVMDRGMEVPRFDYNKFLHYFSNEEGVVMFEEVGKKLREVGLVDLADILERYGQKMATRDRRRNRFTIIEDTSNE